CTTTTAAACGTTTTATTAATCAATTTAAAGACCTTTTGGTTATTATTCTTTTAATAGCTGCTGTTATTGCTTTTATTCCAATTATTATTAATAAAGGTCATGTCGATCCTGCTGAATGAAGCGAACCGTTTATTATTCTTTTAGTTGTTTTTATTAATGCTACAATTGGCTATGTCCAAGAATCTAAAGCTCAAAAAGCGTTAGACGCATTAAAGAAGCTAACAACAAGCGAAACAAGGGTTATTCGCAATGGGCAAATTGTTTCTATTCCTAGTTATGAATTAACGCTTGGCGATTTAATCTTTTTTGAAGCTGGAGATAATATTTATGCTGATGCTCGACTAGCCGATGCCAATCGTTTACAAACAATCGAAGCTAGTTTAACTGGCGAGAGCGTAAGTGTTAATAAAAGCCATGAATCAATTTGAAAAGCAAACACCCCAATAGGCGATCAAACTAATATGGTTTTTAGTGGTACTTATGTTGTTAATGGAACAGGTAAGGCGATTATTACTGCTATTAGTAATCAAACTCAAATTGGTTTAATTAGTCAAATGATTGACCAAGTTGAAATTGAAAAAACACCACTACAAAAGCAACTTAATAGATTTGGTAAATGATTATCAATCTTTTGCTTAATTATTTGTCTAATTGTTTTAGCAATCCAATTTGTCAATTTATTCATTAATAACAAAATTACTTGAAACACATCAATTCAAGCTATCATGTTGGCTGTTAGTCTTGCTGTTGCCGCTATTCCTGAAGGTCTACCCATTGTTGTTACAATTAATATGTCAATTAGTGTTACACGAATGGCTCACGAACAAGCATTAGTTAAAAATTTAGCTGTTGTAGAAACACTGGGTGAAAGTAGTGTAATTTGTACTGATAAAACAGGAACATTAACTGAAAATAAAATGTTTTTAACTGAAATTTATGATTGTCAGTCAAATCAAGTAATTCAATTAAAAACATTAAAAAATGATTTAAATCATATTCTTCAATATGGTGCAATGTGTTCAAATGCATCAATCTTTATTAATAATGGTATCGAAGAAACAAACGGAGATCCAATTGAAATTGCCATTATTCGTGAATATGAACGGATTTATCAAGTCGATCAAAATGATTTATTAGATCAATGTCCACGAATTGAAGAATTACCATTTGATTCTAAACGAAAACTAATGAGCGTTATCCATCACACTGATAAAAAACAATTAGTTATTACTAAAGGTGCAATTGATGCATTAGTAAATTTATGTCAACTAAATGACAAGCAAAAACAAGAAGTTATTAGTAAAAATAATCAATATTCAATGAATGGTCACCGTGTTTTAGGAATTGCTTATAAATATTTAGATGAAAATAACCAAAATTTTAATGTGAACCTCATTGAGAATGAATTAACTTTTCTTGGTTTAATGATTTTTATTGACCCGCCACGAGTAGAAGCTAAAACATCAATTAGTAATGCCATTAAAGCTGGAATTAACGTGGTGATGATTACTGGTGATCACATTTTAACTGCTATTGCTATCGCTAAAGAAATTGGTATATATACTGACAATGATTTAGCAATTGACGGCGTTCAATTAGCTAATATAAGTGAAGACGAATTACAAGAGCAAATTACCAAGATTAAAGTTTTTGCTCGAGTTAATCCAAAAGATAAATTACGAATTATTAAAGCTTGAAAAAAGCAAAACCATGTTGTTGCCATGATTGGAGATGGCATCAATGATGCTCCAGCACTTAAAGGAACTGATATCGGTTGTGCTATGGGTAATAGCACTGACGTAGCAAAAGATGCAAGTGATATTATTTTGCAGAATAATAACTTTAATACTGTTTTGAGTGCAATTTATGAAGGCCGCCACACTTTTAATAATATCCTAAGAATTATTCGTTTCTTAGTGGCAACAAACTTAAGTGAAATTATTATTTTATTAACTTTAATTGTTTCTGGATTTATATTAAAAATTAATGTTGATCCACTAAGTCCGTTACAAATTTTATGAATTAATATGATTGGTGATTCTTTCCCTGCCATTGCATTAAGCATGGAACAGTTTGATCCAAAACTTAAATTCAATAAACCAATTAATGTTTTTGATGGTGTTTTTAGTAAATCGTTGTGAACTAAAATTATTCTTGATAGCTTATTTTTATCATGTGTTACTTTAATTAGTTACTTTGTTGGTTATGGAATTAGTCGTGACGGAGCAACAGCTAGCACATGTTGTTTTTTAACACTTGGAATCAGTCAACTAACACAAACATTTAATTTGAAATCAAATCAATCATTATTTAAAACAAATATCTTTGATAATATGTGATTAGTTTATGCTAATCTATTAGCACTAATTTTAATCTTGTTTGTTAGTTTAACTCCAAGTATCAATACACTATTTAACATGATTAACATGTTTGACTATAACCATTGATATTTATATTTAATTAGTTTATCTTTAGCAATTTTAATTCCCTTAATTTATGGTGAATTAAGTAAAAATAATTTATTTAAAAATTATTAAATTGACTAGTGGTGTTTTTCTACTGTTCTTGGTTTTTGTAAAATAAAATATAGTTATGAAATTAAAAAAATCACAAAATTTTTTACAGGAATTGCATTAATTTCTGCAATTCCTGGTGGTGTAATCTTATCTAGTCCACACACAAATAAACCAGTTTAGTCGTTGGAAACAAAACGACATTTAATGATGAAACTGAAGCAGAATTTTCATCAACATAAGTTACCATTAACAATGTCGCCGGTCTTGAAGTTCAATGTACTAATAAACAATTATTAACGGCAAATGATACTATTTCGATTCCGGGAAAATTAACGAAACTCCTGTTATTAGTATAGCTAATCATTGCTTTGAAAATTCTCAATTTGGAAGAATTATATTTAAGACATTAGATCTTTTTTTATTGGTGATTATGCTTTTAAGAATTGTAACAATTGAAATGGTGCTTTACTTTTTATTGATGGTTTTGCTTGCCACAAAATTGGAATTGAAGCATTTAGTGGTTTAGCTTCAGAAATTTTTTATGATATTATGAGACTTTTTTAACTGACTCATTAGTTGAAATCAAAGATGACGCATTTAGCAATAATCCAACATGAACTGTTTTTTCTACAAAAATGTCATATCAAGGATTAGATAAATTAATTGTTGACAACGGTGTTTTCAACAATACTCCGATCGAATCGTTTAAAACTATTCATGGTTTAGTTTCAAAAACAGATACTGATAAACAAAAGAATTATTATGAACAACAATATGTTGCTCTATTTAATAAAAAGTTTGCTGTTAATACTAGATTAGAATAACGAAATTTTACTGATAGTAATATTTCTGATCCGTTTGTTCCTAAGAATAACTCGTTACCAATAATTCTTGGAAGTTTATTTGGTTTAATAATTTTAATCATTAAAATTTTTTATACATCCTTCATTAATAAACATAATATTTATGAATTATTTATGGTATGTATTATTCACTAGCCAATTAGTTAAACAAATAATTAAAACTTACTTCTAATCTATGTTTATCATTTTTGTTTGTTTAATTGTTTATTTAGTAGTTATATCGAATATTGATCCTACAAAAATAAAAATATGGTTAAAAATAATTAAAAAAATAAAAACTGTGTTATTCTTTTTTGCTTATTGAAAAAATTAATTTTTTTACCTATTCAATGAATATAAGAGGTAAAAATTTATATGTATTCATATTTTTATGGGCAAGTTGTTGCCGTGAATAAACGCTCAATAACTTTTGAAAGTTATGGTAAAGGATATTTAATTAATGTTGCTAATCCAAATGAATTTACTGTTGGTAATAAAATGAAGATTTACATTTATGACCAATATACAACTAACAATAAAAATGCATTTTTAAAAGATTATTATGGTTTTATTACTTATGGTCATAAGGAATTATTCTTATCCTTAATGCGTTGTAATGGTATAGGACCTAAAACAGCTTTAAATATTTGCAAAAATGATTTAAATTTAATTAAGGAATTAATAGCTAACAAAAACCAAGAACAATTATCTCAATGTCAAGCAATTAATCTTAAAATGGCTGCTAATATTATTGAAACATTATCCGAACACTACAAAAACATCAACACTAATCCGGGGGCGAATAACGCAATTATCGAACTAATTAGTGCTTTAAAGAATTTAGGCTATAGTAAGGAAGATATTCAATATGCTATTGATCAAATTAAAGCGAATTTGAATACTGAATTAGAAATTAGTAGTTTAATTAGTGAAGCAATTAAATTAATTATTAATCGAAATACAATTAGTAATCAAATAATTCATGATTCTCATTAATTCATTAAATGAATTTGTTGGTAAAGATGATTTAAAACAAAATCTGCAGATTTATTTGAATTCATCTAAACAATCAAATGAACC
Above is a window of Candidatus Malacoplasma girerdii DNA encoding:
- a CDS encoding cation transport ATPase — encoded protein: MEIDTNHFQTKTINETANYLKTDLNNGLDDNQVKINQKKYGLNKLKTKPPVSAFKRFINQFKDLLVIILLIAAVIAFIPIIINKGHVDPAEWSEPFIILLVVFINATIGYVQESKAQKALDALKKLTTSETRVIRNGQIVSIPSYELTLGDLIFFEAGDNIYADARLADANRLQTIEASLTGESVSVNKSHESIWKANTPIGDQTNMVFSGTYVVNGTGKAIITAISNQTQIGLISQMIDQVEIEKTPLQKQLNRFGKWLSIFCLIICLIVLAIQFVNLFINNKITWNTSIQAIMLAVSLAVAAIPEGLPIVVTINMSISVTRMAHEQALVKNLAVVETLGESSVICTDKTGTLTENKMFLTEIYDCQSNQVIQLKTLKNDLNHILQYGAMCSNASIFINNGIEETNGDPIEIAIIREYERIYQVDQNDLLDQCPRIEELPFDSKRKLMSVIHHTDKKQLVITKGAIDALVNLCQLNDKQKQEVISKNNQYSMNGHRVLGIAYKYLDENNQNFNVNLIENELTFLGLMIFIDPPRVEAKTSISNAIKAGINVVMITGDHILTAIAIAKEIGIYTDNDLAIDGVQLANISEDELQEQITKIKVFARVNPKDKLRIIKAWKKQNHVVAMIGDGINDAPALKGTDIGCAMGNSTDVAKDASDIILQNNNFNTVLSAIYEGRHTFNNILRIIRFLVATNLSEIIILLTLIVSGFILKINVDPLSPLQILWINMIGDSFPAIALSMEQFDPKLKFNKPINVFDGVFSKSLWTKIILDSLFLSCVTLISYFVGYGISRDGATASTCCFLTLGISQLTQTFNLKSNQSLFKTNIFDNMWLVYANLLALILILFVSLTPSINTLFNMINMFDYNHWYLYLISLSLAILIPLIYGELSKNNLFKNY
- the ruvA gene encoding holliday junction DNA helicase ruvA gives rise to the protein MYSYFYGQVVAVNKRSITFESYGKGYLINVANPNEFTVGNKMKIYIYDQYTTNNKNAFLKDYYGFITYGHKELFLSLMRCNGIGPKTALNICKNDLNLIKELIANKNQEQLSQCQAINLKMAANIIETLSEHYKNINTNPGANNAIIELISALKNLGYSKEDIQYAIDQIKANLNTELEISSLISEAIKLIINRNTISNQIIHDSH